The following are from one region of the Paenibacillus bovis genome:
- a CDS encoding PAS domain-containing protein, with the protein MFTAKRNHVSMNELLEASRRLATDARKSSAQLQLQSADATMLEIVSNINEALLAVQSEKNDVKMRMDLVTKAIHVGLWDMEVEAGDPVNPNNAFTWTDEFRNMLGYHNEQEFPNVLDSWASRLHPDDQEWVLAALVNHLLDHSGKTPYDIEYRLQLKNGTYRWYRATGTTIRDHSGVPLRVAGALFDVHERRLKDEELQALVNRYDLINKALVEAPWDMQVEAGDPVNPNNEFWWSPQFRQALGFQDERDFPNVLSSWSDRLHPEDKEEALNAFAAHLNDHTGRTPFAIDYRLQLKSGEYRWYHAGGTTLRDAQGAPLRVAGTIRDITYEKNKNDVVEAMTSRMSQLSQSIGEMSTAINSVTGQAQDLASAQEHSTEAAHKAQNSAEETKNISTFIREIANQTNMLGLNASIEAARAGEYGRGFSVVADEVRKLAIHSADATENIESSLTEMKDQIEEILDQIANMTTLTQSQAALTQQLNASMDEINHMSQSLVEYARKI; encoded by the coding sequence ATTTTTACTGCAAAACGTAATCATGTATCCATGAACGAACTGCTTGAAGCAAGCCGCCGTCTGGCAACAGATGCCCGCAAATCTTCGGCGCAGCTGCAACTGCAAAGCGCAGATGCTACGATGCTGGAAATCGTAAGCAATATCAATGAAGCCTTGCTCGCTGTACAATCCGAAAAAAATGATGTAAAAATGCGGATGGATCTGGTAACCAAAGCGATTCATGTGGGATTGTGGGACATGGAAGTGGAAGCTGGCGATCCGGTTAACCCGAATAATGCTTTTACCTGGACCGATGAATTCCGTAATATGCTGGGTTATCACAATGAGCAAGAGTTCCCAAATGTACTGGATAGCTGGGCTTCTCGTCTGCATCCAGATGATCAGGAATGGGTACTGGCAGCACTTGTGAATCATCTGCTCGATCATAGCGGCAAAACGCCTTATGATATCGAATACCGTCTTCAATTGAAAAATGGCACCTACCGCTGGTATCGTGCGACCGGTACAACGATTCGTGATCATAGCGGAGTGCCTCTGCGTGTAGCCGGAGCGCTGTTTGATGTGCACGAACGAAGACTCAAGGACGAAGAATTGCAGGCTCTGGTAAACCGGTACGATCTGATCAACAAGGCACTGGTAGAAGCGCCATGGGATATGCAGGTGGAAGCCGGCGATCCGGTCAACCCGAACAACGAATTCTGGTGGTCTCCGCAATTCCGTCAGGCTCTGGGCTTCCAGGATGAGCGTGATTTCCCGAATGTACTGAGCAGCTGGAGCGATCGTCTGCATCCGGAAGATAAAGAAGAAGCATTGAACGCTTTTGCAGCGCATTTGAATGACCATACCGGACGCACGCCATTTGCTATCGATTATCGTCTGCAGCTCAAAAGCGGCGAATACCGCTGGTATCATGCAGGAGGTACAACACTGCGGGATGCTCAGGGGGCACCACTGCGTGTAGCTGGCACGATCCGCGATATTACGTATGAGAAAAACAAAAACGATGTCGTTGAAGCAATGACTTCGCGTATGTCACAGTTGTCCCAATCAATCGGTGAAATGTCGACGGCGATCAATTCGGTCACCGGACAGGCACAGGATCTGGCGAGTGCACAGGAGCATTCTACCGAAGCTGCACACAAAGCACAGAATAGCGCAGAAGAAACCAAAAACATCTCCACCTTTATCCGTGAAATTGCCAACCAGACCAATATGCTGGGCTTGAATGCTTCGATCGAAGCCGCGAGGGCTGGTGAATATGGAAGAGGATTCTCGGTTGTTGCGGATGAAGTGCGCAAGCTGGCAATTCATAGTGCAGATGCTACAGAGAATATCGAAAGCAGCCTGACCGAGATGAAAGACCAGATCGAAGAGATTCTGGATCAGATCGCCAACATGACGACGCTGACCCAGTCGCAGGCAGCACTGACCCAGCAGCTGAATGCGTCAATGGATGAGATTAATCATATGTCCCAATCCCTGGTGGAGTACGCACGAAAAATCTAA
- a CDS encoding C40 family peptidase produces MNNSSTTMIRRKGRWAGVMLLLSVCLLMLAAWTTAGYTSAASTSNSAAKEDCTVNQTARKHYVNVAVATLWTEPGLARQLDAPSLSNPVNMEKWTANMATADQRRWLTGKTETQALYGQEVRLLKVRGDWAYVAVIGQSTPRSKYGYPGWLPRKQILTTTTGAAYSKCPVAIVSAKTAKLYDTDRKSSLLTLSFNTRLPVVATEASWLQVHTPDNGTAWLRKQDVDVYDQLSDIPAPTGAELVQTGKQFLGLPYLWAGISAYGFDCSGFTSTLYSFHGIALPRDASAQIKEGTPVSWNDMQPGDLMFFAHDNGKGSVHHVSMYIGDGKMMHSPKAGKTVEIISVDTPAYKKEFAGARHYLN; encoded by the coding sequence ATGAACAATAGCTCGACTACGATGATCCGACGCAAGGGGCGCTGGGCAGGTGTTATGCTGCTGCTCTCTGTCTGTCTGCTGATGCTGGCTGCATGGACAACTGCAGGCTATACCTCGGCAGCATCCACATCCAATTCTGCAGCAAAAGAGGACTGTACCGTGAATCAGACTGCACGCAAGCATTACGTCAATGTCGCTGTAGCTACCCTGTGGACAGAGCCGGGTCTGGCACGTCAGCTGGACGCTCCGTCACTATCCAATCCGGTCAATATGGAGAAGTGGACAGCCAATATGGCTACAGCCGATCAACGCCGCTGGCTGACCGGCAAAACAGAAACACAGGCACTGTACGGACAGGAGGTTCGTCTGCTGAAAGTCCGGGGAGACTGGGCGTATGTCGCTGTGATCGGACAATCCACACCACGCAGCAAATACGGTTATCCAGGCTGGCTCCCACGCAAGCAGATTCTTACAACGACTACAGGTGCTGCCTACAGCAAATGTCCGGTAGCTATCGTCAGTGCCAAGACAGCCAAATTATATGATACGGATCGCAAAAGCAGCCTGCTGACGCTAAGCTTCAATACGCGTCTGCCGGTCGTAGCAACCGAAGCCAGCTGGCTGCAGGTGCACACGCCGGATAACGGTACCGCCTGGCTGCGCAAGCAGGATGTGGATGTATATGACCAATTATCCGATATCCCTGCGCCGACCGGAGCAGAGCTTGTTCAGACAGGCAAGCAGTTCCTCGGCCTGCCGTATCTATGGGCAGGTATCTCCGCGTATGGATTTGACTGTTCCGGGTTTACTTCTACATTGTACAGTTTCCACGGGATTGCTCTGCCGCGCGATGCTTCCGCCCAGATCAAAGAAGGCACACCGGTAAGCTGGAACGATATGCAGCCGGGCGACCTGATGTTCTTCGCGCATGATAATGGCAAAGGCAGTGTACATCATGTATCCATGTATATCGGAGACGGCAAAATGATGCATTCTCCAAAAGCAGGCAAAACGGTCGAGATTATCTCGGTGGATACCCCTGCTTATAAAAAAGAATTTGCGGGAGCACGTCATTATCTCAACTGA
- a CDS encoding AraC family transcriptional regulator: protein MHYIHGGTGILRMGENQYTLRAGQGFLIPPDTIVQYEADPDDPWVYSWIGFRGLQALSLMERAQLTVSAPVYRMHHESIFSSFYELLLETANQPAGDIQAQGILYQLMYTLIARLPVKPAATNHSRSKESHIRQAIEYIENSYSQKISVMDISQAAGLDRTYLSSLFKARFGMSLQAFMLEYRMNRAVELLYHTDLSVSEVSRSVGYEDPFLFSKMFKKIKGASPRRLREELLQTGP, encoded by the coding sequence TTGCATTATATTCATGGAGGAACCGGCATACTACGAATGGGAGAGAATCAGTATACACTGCGCGCGGGTCAGGGATTCTTGATTCCGCCGGATACGATTGTGCAGTACGAGGCAGATCCGGACGACCCCTGGGTATATTCCTGGATCGGCTTCCGTGGTCTGCAGGCACTATCGCTGATGGAACGGGCACAACTTACCGTATCAGCTCCCGTCTACCGGATGCATCATGAATCCATATTCAGCAGCTTCTATGAGCTGCTGCTGGAGACAGCCAATCAGCCTGCCGGAGATATCCAGGCCCAGGGTATCCTTTATCAGCTGATGTATACGCTGATTGCCCGTCTGCCGGTAAAACCAGCTGCCACCAACCACTCCCGCTCCAAGGAATCACATATCCGCCAGGCGATCGAATATATCGAGAACAGCTACAGCCAGAAGATCAGCGTAATGGATATTTCGCAGGCAGCAGGTCTGGATCGTACCTATCTGTCCAGTCTGTTCAAAGCCCGGTTTGGCATGTCCCTTCAGGCATTTATGCTGGAGTACCGAATGAATCGCGCTGTAGAGCTACTGTACCATACCGATCTGTCAGTCAGTGAAGTCTCTCGTTCGGTCGGCTACGAAGATCCTTTTCTGTTCTCCAAAATGTTCAAAAAAATCAAAGGCGCTTCTCCGCGTCGTCTGCGCGAGGAACTGCTGCAGACCGGACCTTGA
- the pyk gene encoding pyruvate kinase produces the protein MLRTKIICTMGPACDSIEMLKEMIKAGMTVARLNMAHGELEDHVMRIRNVRQAAAELNTFVPIMMDIKGPEVRIGKLKEASFELRTGNQLILTTEEILGDAERIGVNYPQLNQDVHAGDRILLDDGLIDLTVREVRDSEIVCDIVSGGTIKPRKGVNLPGIHTSLPGVTERDVMHIHFGLEQHIEMIAASFVRKGDDIREIRDILAKNNAEDVQIYSKIENAEGMENLDDIIEASDGIMVARGDLGVEVPIQDVPALQKEMIDKCNVAGKPVIVATHMLESMQVNPRPTRSEVSDVANAVLQGADVIMLSGESAAGKYPVQSVQTMAAVAKRAESMLDYQEQFSRKRALQSTNITEVISQGAVSASLELNAKAIIISTESGFTARMISKYRPSAPIIAVTHNDAVLNKVCLLSGVIPVKGEAVSSTDEMFESAIRNAVTTGHICAGDIVVLSAGVPIGQSGNTNLLKIQQV, from the coding sequence ATGTTAAGAACCAAAATTATCTGTACTATGGGACCTGCTTGTGACTCAATCGAAATGCTCAAGGAAATGATCAAGGCCGGTATGACTGTGGCTCGTCTGAATATGGCTCATGGCGAGTTGGAAGATCACGTAATGCGTATCCGCAATGTACGCCAGGCTGCTGCCGAGCTGAATACATTTGTACCGATTATGATGGATATCAAAGGACCCGAAGTACGTATCGGCAAACTCAAAGAAGCTTCTTTTGAACTGCGTACCGGCAATCAGCTGATCCTGACGACCGAAGAAATTCTGGGTGATGCCGAACGTATCGGTGTTAACTATCCGCAGCTGAACCAGGATGTTCACGCCGGTGACCGTATCCTGCTGGATGATGGTCTGATTGATCTGACTGTACGTGAAGTTCGCGACAGCGAGATTGTATGTGATATCGTGAGCGGCGGTACGATCAAGCCGCGTAAAGGTGTCAATCTGCCGGGTATCCACACTTCTCTGCCGGGCGTTACCGAGCGTGACGTGATGCATATTCATTTTGGACTGGAACAACATATCGAGATGATCGCGGCTTCCTTTGTCCGCAAAGGTGATGATATCCGTGAAATCCGTGATATTTTGGCGAAAAACAATGCTGAAGATGTACAGATTTATTCCAAAATCGAGAATGCCGAAGGTATGGAAAACCTCGATGATATTATCGAAGCTTCTGACGGTATCATGGTAGCGCGCGGTGATCTGGGTGTCGAAGTACCGATCCAGGACGTACCGGCTCTGCAAAAAGAAATGATCGACAAATGTAATGTAGCTGGCAAGCCGGTTATCGTCGCTACCCATATGCTGGAATCCATGCAGGTAAATCCGCGTCCTACCCGTTCCGAAGTCAGTGACGTTGCGAATGCTGTTCTTCAGGGTGCCGATGTAATCATGCTGTCCGGCGAATCCGCTGCCGGTAAATATCCGGTACAATCGGTACAGACGATGGCAGCTGTAGCCAAACGTGCCGAGAGCATGCTGGATTACCAGGAGCAGTTCTCCCGCAAAAGAGCACTGCAATCCACCAATATTACCGAAGTAATCAGCCAGGGCGCTGTTAGTGCATCGCTGGAACTGAACGCCAAAGCGATCATTATCTCGACCGAGAGCGGATTTACTGCCCGTATGATCTCCAAGTATCGTCCAAGCGCTCCGATCATCGCCGTTACCCATAACGATGCGGTACTGAACAAGGTGTGCCTGCTGTCCGGGGTTATTCCGGTCAAAGGTGAAGCCGTATCCAGCACGGATGAAATGTTCGAATCGGCAATCCGCAATGCGGTAACTACAGGTCATATCTGTGCGGGCGATATCGTTGTTCTGTCTGCCGGTGTACCGATCGGTCAATCCGGTAATACCAACCTGCTCAAAATCCAGCAAGTATAA
- a CDS encoding LamG-like jellyroll fold domain-containing protein has translation MKSRQPLWHKTTILALGTALLLPGSISAASEVTPSQAHINIQSTGYVQQQMAALQASRTAAPLYKEASVHDPSVIKVGDTFYIFGSHLASAKSKDLMNWDMISSGVADGNPLIPNVTTELREALDWAQTDTLWAADVIQLADGKFYMYYNACKGDSPRSAMGIAVADKIEGPYKDKGIFLKSGMWDQKSEDGTIYDARVHPNAVDPDVFFDKNGKLWMVYGSYSGGIFVMQMDPVTGRPLPGQGYGKKVIGGNHSRIEGAYMMYSPDTDYYYMYLSFGGLDATGGYNLRVIRSKTPDGPFYDAAGNEMTNVKADPTKPLFDDDSIEPYGVKIIGNYQFDREIGDPGEGSGAGAVSPGHNSAYYDEQTGRYFLIFHSRFPGRGEAHEVRTHEMFMNQDGWPVVAPYRYAGEQQPQAAISKNEIAGSYQWITQDKNISADIHHSVSAQLNSDGTITGDVSGTWELQGKNTGIFKVNGVTYTGVFLHETNADSGKTVLTLTALSSSGVGVWGSQREQVKDKQIVSSVDEDLSLGDISGVFYDLNLPLEGTRGSQISWRSNKPEIISNTGQVTRPAAGEGNARVTLIATITKGGSKKNKNFKVTVLEQGRGPLLSHYKFDETSGTTVTDSTYNHYDGTLMNGVTRNVYGSGGMITLDGRDDYVQLPGTVTDGEDFTFAAWVKWDGGAAWQRIMDFGNGMNGFMFLTPSQGTGMQFTIHQNNIDQNIVTGSALPQGKWVHVAVTIAGDKGTLFLNGQQAGTNDKMTFNPKDLMTREAYLGKSRFAADAYLKGSLDDVRIYNQALSPDEIVQLVKATN, from the coding sequence ATGAAATCCAGACAACCGCTATGGCACAAAACAACGATTCTTGCTTTGGGGACAGCGTTGCTGCTGCCGGGCAGCATCTCTGCCGCATCCGAAGTCACTCCATCGCAGGCCCATATCAATATACAATCAACCGGATATGTTCAGCAGCAGATGGCAGCTCTTCAGGCCAGCCGCACAGCTGCACCCCTGTACAAAGAAGCGTCTGTTCATGATCCATCTGTGATCAAAGTGGGAGATACCTTTTACATATTCGGCTCCCATCTGGCCTCTGCCAAGTCTAAGGATCTAATGAATTGGGATATGATCTCTTCCGGAGTAGCCGACGGCAATCCGCTCATCCCCAATGTAACGACCGAACTGCGGGAAGCTTTGGACTGGGCACAGACCGATACGCTGTGGGCTGCTGATGTGATCCAGCTGGCGGATGGCAAATTCTATATGTACTACAACGCATGCAAAGGCGATTCGCCGCGTTCGGCAATGGGGATCGCAGTAGCAGACAAAATTGAAGGCCCGTACAAGGATAAAGGCATTTTCCTGAAATCCGGTATGTGGGATCAAAAGAGTGAAGACGGTACGATCTACGATGCGCGTGTTCATCCGAATGCGGTAGACCCTGATGTGTTTTTCGATAAAAACGGCAAGCTGTGGATGGTCTACGGCTCATATTCCGGGGGGATTTTCGTAATGCAGATGGACCCGGTGACCGGCCGACCTCTGCCTGGGCAGGGATATGGCAAAAAGGTAATCGGCGGCAATCATAGCCGGATCGAGGGCGCTTATATGATGTACAGCCCGGATACGGATTATTATTACATGTACCTGTCATTCGGCGGACTGGATGCGACTGGGGGATACAATCTGCGTGTGATCCGCTCCAAAACACCGGATGGACCTTTTTATGATGCCGCAGGCAATGAGATGACCAACGTCAAGGCTGATCCAACCAAGCCGCTGTTCGACGATGATTCGATCGAGCCGTACGGTGTCAAAATTATCGGCAACTACCAGTTTGACCGTGAAATTGGCGATCCGGGTGAAGGATCGGGTGCAGGCGCAGTATCGCCAGGTCACAACTCCGCTTACTATGATGAACAGACCGGACGTTATTTCCTGATTTTCCATTCCCGCTTCCCGGGACGGGGCGAAGCGCATGAAGTGCGTACGCATGAGATGTTTATGAACCAAGACGGCTGGCCGGTCGTGGCTCCATATCGTTACGCTGGCGAGCAGCAGCCACAGGCCGCAATCAGCAAAAATGAGATTGCCGGAAGCTACCAGTGGATTACACAGGACAAAAATATCAGCGCGGATATTCATCATTCCGTATCCGCCCAGCTGAACAGCGACGGTACGATTACCGGCGACGTTAGCGGAACCTGGGAGCTGCAAGGCAAGAACACAGGCATTTTCAAAGTAAACGGCGTTACGTATACCGGTGTATTCCTGCATGAGACCAATGCCGATTCCGGCAAAACGGTGCTCACGCTTACCGCTTTGTCTTCGTCTGGTGTTGGCGTATGGGGCAGTCAGCGTGAACAGGTCAAGGACAAACAGATCGTCTCCAGTGTGGATGAAGATCTGAGCCTGGGCGATATAAGTGGAGTCTTCTACGATCTGAATCTGCCGCTGGAAGGGACACGCGGCTCCCAGATCAGCTGGCGCTCGAACAAGCCGGAGATCATTTCGAATACCGGACAGGTGACCCGTCCGGCAGCCGGTGAAGGCAATGCCAGAGTAACCCTGATCGCCACAATCACCAAAGGTGGCTCCAAAAAGAACAAAAATTTCAAAGTAACCGTACTGGAGCAGGGACGCGGACCTCTGCTGAGCCATTACAAATTCGATGAAACCTCCGGCACGACCGTAACAGACAGCACCTATAATCATTACGACGGTACGCTGATGAATGGCGTAACCCGGAATGTATACGGTAGTGGCGGCATGATTACGCTAGATGGCCGGGATGATTATGTACAGCTGCCAGGAACAGTCACCGATGGCGAGGACTTTACGTTTGCTGCCTGGGTGAAATGGGATGGCGGTGCAGCCTGGCAGCGGATTATGGACTTTGGCAATGGAATGAACGGCTTTATGTTCCTGACCCCGTCGCAGGGAACCGGAATGCAGTTTACGATCCATCAGAATAATATCGACCAGAATATTGTGACAGGATCAGCTTTGCCACAAGGCAAATGGGTACATGTCGCGGTGACAATTGCAGGGGATAAAGGCACATTGTTCCTCAATGGACAACAGGCCGGCACAAACGACAAGATGACCTTTAATCCAAAAGATCTTATGACTCGTGAAGCCTATCTGGGTAAAAGCCGCTTCGCTGCCGATGCCTATCTGAAAGGCAGTCTGGATGATGTACGTATCTATAACCAGGCACTTAGCCCGGATGAAATTGTCCAGCTCGTCAAAGCAACGAATTAA
- a CDS encoding MGMT family protein, giving the protein MQPFTERAVHIIRSIPAGKVMTYGQVAAAAGSPRAARQIVRILHSMSRKYRLPWHRVVNKYGEIAVKEEESSFEQRALLEEEGVIFNGERRIDLVTYSYWPSDEEPNHSTQEHS; this is encoded by the coding sequence ATGCAGCCATTTACCGAGAGAGCCGTACATATTATTCGCTCTATTCCTGCAGGCAAGGTGATGACCTATGGACAGGTAGCCGCAGCGGCAGGTAGTCCGCGTGCTGCCAGACAGATCGTTCGAATTTTGCATTCCATGAGCCGCAAATATCGTTTGCCTTGGCATCGCGTTGTTAACAAGTACGGTGAAATTGCTGTAAAAGAAGAAGAATCCAGCTTTGAACAACGTGCCCTGCTGGAGGAGGAAGGCGTAATTTTTAATGGCGAACGGCGAATAGATCTGGTCACCTATAGCTACTGGCCATCGGATGAAGAACCTAACCATTCTACCCAGGAACATTCATGA
- a CDS encoding HAD family hydrolase, with protein MITCLIFDLDGTIGNTEPLCLEAFHQALEPWAGRKISDQEIMDAFGPSEKGIIRALLQDHREEALHDYIQCYKEMHDAICPAPFEGIRELLSWARNQGIHIAMVTGKSKPTSDYTLHQFGIASYFEVVENGIAEKEIKPEGIRNVLEQLGIPAGEALYIGDKPGDIQAAREAGIPVASACWAPAGDEQELRKAQPDQLFTSVAQLMDYLQQQIEHRTLAAE; from the coding sequence ATGATTACATGCCTTATTTTTGATCTGGATGGAACGATTGGCAATACCGAACCGCTTTGTCTGGAAGCTTTCCACCAGGCGCTGGAACCGTGGGCAGGCAGGAAGATCAGCGACCAGGAGATTATGGATGCTTTTGGCCCGTCGGAAAAAGGAATTATCCGCGCTTTGCTCCAGGATCACCGGGAAGAAGCGCTGCATGATTATATTCAGTGCTATAAGGAAATGCATGATGCGATCTGTCCGGCACCATTTGAAGGTATTCGTGAGCTGCTGTCATGGGCGAGAAATCAGGGCATACACATTGCAATGGTAACCGGCAAAAGCAAGCCGACCAGTGATTATACGCTGCATCAGTTCGGTATTGCTTCGTATTTTGAAGTAGTGGAGAACGGAATAGCCGAGAAAGAGATTAAGCCAGAGGGGATACGGAATGTACTGGAGCAGTTAGGCATTCCTGCCGGCGAAGCATTATATATCGGAGACAAGCCGGGAGATATACAGGCTGCGCGTGAAGCAGGCATCCCTGTTGCCTCTGCCTGCTGGGCACCGGCAGGAGATGAGCAGGAACTGCGCAAAGCACAGCCGGATCAGCTGTTTACATCGGTAGCACAACTTATGGATTATCTGCAGCAGCAGATAGAACATCGTACGCTTGCTGCAGAGTAG
- a CDS encoding AraC family transcriptional regulator, which yields MLEVLEVQEQHQMDWYEEQHLGDNEYCLVLITYGNCVYWVNGQKRILDKGELLLIPPGSAYYGKSVPTRVHTKQVIRFKVQQDILPLLKSRDLLQIKPGGYDLYHDRLRHIAIQWWDKPPYYRLLADSMLVQLFVELNREYDRGIIREDKQRLVDTMKQHIQQNYSRRITKEHLGELIQRTPNYAASLFKNITGQTISEYVHDQRMKRAVYMLAESQLTIAEIAEFLGYQELSYFYRIFKRKMGVPPAEMMHDRPSIL from the coding sequence ATGCTGGAAGTGCTGGAGGTGCAGGAACAGCATCAAATGGATTGGTATGAAGAACAGCATCTGGGTGATAACGAATACTGTCTGGTGCTGATTACATATGGCAATTGTGTGTACTGGGTAAACGGACAAAAGCGGATTCTGGATAAAGGAGAACTGCTGCTGATTCCGCCGGGCTCTGCCTATTATGGCAAAAGCGTTCCTACCCGTGTACATACCAAGCAGGTGATCCGTTTTAAGGTGCAGCAGGATATACTTCCTCTGCTGAAAAGTAGGGATCTACTGCAGATCAAGCCGGGCGGCTACGATCTGTATCATGACCGTCTCCGGCATATTGCTATACAGTGGTGGGATAAGCCGCCGTATTACCGGCTACTGGCAGATTCGATGCTGGTACAGCTGTTCGTCGAACTGAACCGCGAATATGATCGAGGTATTATCCGCGAGGACAAGCAGCGTCTGGTCGATACGATGAAGCAGCATATTCAGCAAAATTATAGCCGTCGCATTACCAAGGAGCATCTGGGAGAACTTATCCAGCGAACCCCCAATTATGCGGCTTCGCTGTTCAAAAATATAACCGGTCAGACTATCAGCGAATATGTCCATGATCAGCGAATGAAGCGAGCAGTGTATATGCTGGCCGAATCCCAACTGACGATCGCCGAGATTGCCGAATTTTTGGGTTATCAGGAATTGTCGTACTTTTACCGGATCTTCAAGCGTAAAATGGGAGTGCCTCCCGCAGAAATGATGCATGATCGTCCGTCTATTCTGTAG